Genomic segment of Oncorhynchus keta strain PuntledgeMale-10-30-2019 chromosome 5, Oket_V2, whole genome shotgun sequence:
AGCTTAGCAGATTGCTATCTGCCACCTGGCTAACGAGCTAGCAAAAGCATGCTGGTTAGCTTGCCATAGTGTCCCTATGGAAACGGAACGTAGTTGCGCTCACTTGTTGATGTCCCCGATTAATGTCCCCTTACTAGATTTGGGTGTTGTGACATTTTTGGTTAGCTAAGTTAGTTAACTAGGTCGCCTGCTAATATAATgatagctggctaacgttagcaagctTAGGCTAGGGTATTGTAGATAACGACGTTAGCTATAACTTGTACATTGCATTCTCTGCATGATTATTACTTATGCAATATGCAAATCGTCTATTGATGGCAGTTTCCTAGCAATCCAATGGTTATGTGTCCTGGGTCCGTGATGACTAGGCCACTGCGCAAACTGAAATGCCTATCTAATGTTAGTGCATTGCTGAGTGAAAACAGTGCTGTTCATTGACATTGTCTGAGACCCTGCGGCCTAGGTTACTAATCGTATCATCCACTTGCGTATGTACATCAAATTTAATCTAATATACATAGTATAAGGTAACTAGATATTGTTCAAATCTGCGTTTCGTTTGAAATGTTTACAACATCTGCCCTAACCTCAGACCATGGCGAAGTTCCATGCCCCTGAGATCCAGGACAATCCCTCTGGGTGGGGTCCCTGTGCTGTCCCTGAGAAGTTTAAGGACATGCCCTACCAGCCCTTTAGCAAAGGAGACCGTCTGGGAAAGGTTGGTCTTCCTCTGCTGCCTCTCACCTTTAATTATAAACAGCAGTTTGCCCTGCTTCAAGAGGAAGAAATTAGGCTGACTGATTTACTTTTCTGTCCATCTGAGCAGGTGGCTGATTGGACAGGAGCAACCTACCAGGACAAGAGATACACAAGTGTGTTAAATTGTATTGTAGGATTCATGATAATAACATGATATGGTGTGAACATAATCAAGAATATATTTCCTATTCTAAATGTCTATTCAATATTGATTTTGAGGTATTTCAGACCATGGGATGCCATCATTTGACATTTGGTTGTATGTTTTGACAGACAAGTATTCATCTCAGTTTGGGGGCGGTAGTCAGTATGCCTACTTCCATGAGGAGGACGAGACGAGCTTCCAGCTGGTGGACACTGCCAAGACGCAGAAAACTGCCTACCAGAGGAACCGCATGAGGTTTGCACAGGTACAAGACTAACCTGCTCgaccatacatacacacacagtaccccaaAAAGGCTTTTCTGTGTCACCTTTTCTATAACAGGATGTTTTGTTCTGTTTTTACAGAGGAATCTGCGCAGGGACAAGGACCGCAGGAACCTGACCCAGTTCAATATGCAGACCCTCCCGAAGAGTGCCAAGCAGAAGGAGCGGTGAGCTGCCTGTAGTTGTTTAGCCAATCCACTCCTAATGTGGCTTTCTAAAACACATGTTGTTCTTTGGTTTTCTCTCTGGTCTAATCTCATGTGGCTCTGTCCAGGGATCGCATGCGCCTACAGAAAAagttccagaagcagtttggcgTCCGTCAGAAGTGGGACCAGAAATCCCAGGTATGGGAAGATCAACAACATCAGTGCACCTCTGGACATCTGAACCGTATTGTGATACTCCTCAGATAACATCTGATGAAGTCGTATGAAGTTTCTGGCAACAGTCTTCCCAAACACCTGCTAATGCTACCATACgtgcctgtctctcctccctcccctttccctttccccccTCATACCTTTCATTTCAAGGCCCAGTTGAAACCCCGGGACTCGTCGGTGGAGGTCCGGAGTGACtgggaggtgaaggaggagatGGACTTCCCCAGGCTGATGAAGATGAGATACATGGAGGTGGAAGACCCCACTGACATGTGAGTGACTAATCAACATTGCACCTGTGCTCAATCCAGGGGAGAACGACTGCCCCCTCACATTGAGTTCAAGTTGATGGACGACCGTggtactgcaggcattgtttCCACATAACAGTATCCCCCATTATAGTGAAAGGGGAAATGGTGCTCTTTGTGGTCAGTATTCGTAGATGTACATAAACAAAATATTAAAGCACAATTATGGTATTAATAATGGCTTCTATTTCAccagatgtatgtccttgaacCGATTACTTTAAAATCCCAGACAAAGTTATAAGAATAATCTAGTtgctaatggcagcctgcagtCCTCTATCGGCCTTCAACTTGAGATACTCCATGAGAGGGAGCAGCACTGAGCTGGCTTTCAACGTCACTTCATAGAGTAGGTTTCTAACAACTCCTCTGTGTAAAAGGATGGTGACATGCTGAAATGACACTTCCTTATCATGAAATGCGCCACTGAGCTTTCTCATAGGAAATAATGGGGTGATGTCATCGATGGCTTTGTCCATATTTTTTACAGTCTCACAGTTCAGAACAAAACCCACAGTCTGAATAACATGATGTTCAAGCTGCTTTTCACCTGCAATGAGTCTGGTCTGTTTTTTCCCTTTGTTTCTACTGGAAGACAATATCATATCCACATAAAGTCAGTTGATTTCCTTTCTCCCTCAGTGAGTGCTGTGGTGCGTTGGAGTACTACGACAAGGCCTTCGACCGCGTCACCACTCGCAATGAGAAGCCTCTCAAGAGCATCAAGAGGATCTTtcacacagtcaccaccaccGACGACCCTGTCATCCGCAAGGTACACCCTCTCAATTCCACACTTACAGCACTGTGCCAGATACAATAAGCCAGAGCAACATATTATTGATTCAGTCCTGTTTTGTCTGAACATTCTTGTCTAGAACTAATGGTTTCACACATTTCAGAAACAAAAACATGATTATTACAATGTCCACTGCCCAGTAGAGTGTGTTCTCTGCTCTGATGTAAATCATTCCTTATACCCTCCTCTCTGCAGTTGGCTAAGACCCAGGGCAATGTGTTTGCCACCGATGCCATCCTGGCCACCCTGATGTGCTGCACGCGGTCAGTCAACTCCTGGGACATCATTGTGCAGAGAGTGGGCAACAAGCTCTTCTTTGACAAGAGAGACAACTCTGACTTTGGTGAGGCTTTCTCAAGCTAATCTATTCAGCTGTTGGTCCATCTATGACTGGTCAAGGAAGTCTTGTTTACTAGTGAATCAGTAGTTATAACTTATATCAAACTCTCTAATATTTAAGTATTCTTGTCATAATGCCAATGTTTAGGGGTGTGTTCGGTTTTTGTGCTTTCGGCTCATCTAACCATCTGTAACTGTACATGTCAGATCTGTTGACGGTGAGTGAGACTGCCAACGAGCCACCACAGGATGAGGGCAACTCCTTCAACTCGCCCCGTAACCTGGCCATGGAGGCTACCTACATCAACCATAACTTCAGCCAGCAGTGTCTGCGCATGGTAAGACCACTACAATTATACACCAATGGACATGTCTAGTAACATTCCTTCAATGTGAgtgatgtggaaaaagtccaagcATTTCTGCCATTGTAAAGAATACATTTAAATTGGATGTTAATTCTTTCAGTTCTAATAGGATGCTGTGTCTTTGTTTCCCCTCAGGGCGGGGAGAGGCACAAgttccctaaccccaacccattTGTAGAGGAGGACATAGACAAGAGTGAGGTGGCCTCTGTTGCCTACAGGTGGGTACTGACCCGTGCTGCTCTCATGCTGCTCTCTTACTACTGCAGACCATCTAATCATTCAGACCATCTAATCACAGCTTGTTAATTCACATCTGTAAGTAATGGATCCATGTGATTGATCCATGTGATGTGTCCTGCTGGACGCTTGGTTAGTGTTGAGGGGTGTAGCTGTGTAGCCCTGTATACTCACCTGTTTCTGTCTCAGGTACCGCCGCTGGAAGCTGGGGGAGGACATTGACCTGATTGTACGCTGTGAGCACGATGGAGTGATGACCGGGGCCAACGGAGAGGTGTCCTTCATCAACGTCAAGACCCTCAACGAGTGGGACTCCCGGGTAAGAGGAGGAACGAGTGATGACAGAAAAGACCGCATCAAATATGTAGTACTATGTAGTACTATCTCTGAGGATTAAATGCAGTGTTAACTTCCCCTCTAATGCTTAATGTTGTTGAATGTTTTGTTCTTGTCTTAAGCACTGTAATGGAGTGGACTGGCGTCAGAAGCTGGACTCTCAGAGAGGAGCTGTTCTGGCCACTGAGCTAAAGAACAACAGCTACAAACTGGCCCGCTGGACCTGCTGTGCCATGCTGGCTGGCTCAGAGTACCTCAAGCTAGGGTCAGTGCTAACtatatactagaggtcgaccgattatgatttttcaccgccgataccgattttattggaggaccaaaaaagccgttggagaagaaagtaaaagtgcaatatgtgctatgtaagaaagctaacgtttcagttccttgctcagaacatgagaacatatgaaagctggtggttccttttaacatgggtCTTCAATATtaccaggtaagaagttttaggttgtagttattataggactatttcgctctataccatttgtatttcattaacctttgactattggatgttcttataggcactttagtattgccagtgtaacagtatagcttccgtccctctcctcgctcctccttggcctcgaaccagcaacacaatgacaacagccaccatcgaagcagcgttacccatgcagagcaaggggaacaactactagaaggctcagagcgagtgacgtttgaaacgctattagcgcgcgctaactagctagccatttcacttcggttacaccagcctcatctcgggagttgataggcttgaagtcataaacagtgcaatgcctgacgcacaacgaagagctgctggcaaaacgcacgaaagtgctgtttgaatgaatgtttacgcgcctgcttctgcctaccaccgctcagtcagatacttagatacttctatgctcagtcagattatatgcaacgcaggatacactagataatatctagtaatatcatcacccatgtgtagttaactagtgattatgattgattgttttttataagataagtttaatgctagctagcaacttaccttggcttactgcattcgcgtaacaggcaatctccttgtggagtgcaatgagagataGGCAGGtggttattgcgttggactagttgactgcaagattggatcccccgagccgacaaggtgaaaatctgtcgttctgcccctgaacgaggcagttaacccaccattcctaggccgtcattgaatataagaatgtgttcttaactgacttgcctagttaaataaaggtatacaaATTTTGACGCCCAAAAATagcgatttccgattgttatgaaaacttgaaatcggtcattccaattaatcggtcgacctctactatatACTGTTCACAGCAACAACTTTTCCCCTTCAAATTGTCCATAAATTCACTTGGTTATGAGCTGAATAGCTTGGTACATCTTCTGTTATAAAACAATTCAACTGACCTCCATCAGTTAAATCCCCTGCCCTCCCGTCTCCAGGTACGTGTCTCGTTATCACGCGAAGGACTCTGCGCGCCACGTGGTCCTGGGCACCCAGCAGTTCCAGCCCACTGAGTTTGCCAGCCAGATCAACTTGAGCATGGAGAATGCCTGGGGCATCCTACGCTGCGTCATCGACATCTGCCGCAAGCTGGAGGAGGGCAAGTACCTCATCCTCAAGGACCCCAACAAGGTGAGCCCGGGACTGCTGACCATTGAGCAGAGCATGCCCTTGACTGTTTCTGTAGAGCGCTGCCAATGACTTGAAAGACTAGTACTTGTCTCTGCAACTGGTAGTAGTTGATTTCCCCCATTGTCTGACAGTGTCTGCACACAGAGCCCTAGAAATGTTAGTGTTCCTTACAGAGTCAATATtatcattgtgtttgtgtgctttTGCCAACAGCAAGTGATTCGCGTGTATAGCTTGCCTGACGGGACCTTCAGCTCGGATGAAGAtgaggaagatgatgatgatgatgatgaagaggacgaggaggaggaaggtgagaaGGACTGCCACCATTGCACTATGCGGTACCTGTACcttacagggcattcggaaagtattcagaccccttcaccttttccacattttgctacgtaaCAGCCTTcgtctaaaattaattaaatagattttttcctatcaatgtacacacactaccccataatgagaatTTGAATACAGGTTTTAGAATTATTTgcaaatgaaaaataaaacataacTATTCAGAGCCTTTggtatgagacttgaaattgagctctgacgcattctgtttccattgatcatccttgagatgtttctacaacttgattggagtccacctgtggtaaattcaattgattggacatgatttggaaaggcacacatctgtctatataaggtcccaatgcatgtcaaagcaaaaaccaagccatgaggtcgaaggaattgtccgtagagctccaagacaggattgtctcaaggcaccgatctggggaagagtaccaaaaaatgtctgcagcattgaagttccacAAGAACacacatttttaaatggaagaagtttgaaaccaccaagactcttcctagagctggccacccggccaaacgggccttagtcagggaggtgatcaagaacacgatggtcactgacagagctccagagttattctgtggagatgggagaaccttccagaaggacaaccaacttCGCAGCACTCCAACAATGAGGCCTTTATGGCCAGAAGGAAGGCACTCCTCAgtaatttttaatttttattttactaggcaagtcagttaagaacaaattcttattttcattgacggcctaggaacagtgggttaactgcctgttcagggacagaacgacagatttgtacctttgtcagcttggggatttgaacttgcaacctttcggttactagtccaacgctctaaccactaggctaccctgccgccccaaggaACATgaaagcctgcttggagtttgacaaaaggcacctaaatactcCCAATGTCAagggtcacgtctggaggaaaccaggcaccactcTTCAACTGGCCAGTACCATCCctacaatgaagcatggtggtagtagcagcatcatgctgtgaggatgtttttcagcattagggactggaagactagtcaagatcgagggaaagatgaacaaagcaaagtacacagatccttgatgaaaacctgctcaggacctgaCTGGGGCGAATggtcaccttctaacaggacagcgaccctaagcacacagccaagacaacgtaggagtggcttcgtgacaagtctctgaatgttgttGAGTGGCTCAGACTTGAAGCCGATCGAAcgtctagagagacctgaaaataggtgtgcagcgacgctccccatccaacctgacagggcttgagaggatctgcagagaaaaatgtgagaaactccctaaatacaggtggccaagcttgtagcgtcatacccaagaagactctatgTAATTGCTgcctaaggtgcttcaacaaagtactgagtaaaggttctgaatacttaagtaaatgtgatatcagttgttttttccatttaaaaaataataataataattgcaaaaatgtcaacctgTTTTTGCTGTGTCATTATGAAGTATTGGGTATAGATTGGGGGGGGGACAatgtaatccatttcagaataaggctgtaacaaaatgtgggaaaagtgaaggggtctgaatactttccaaaagcaCTGTATATATTACAATGTGTGGTCTTTATGTATTTGATTGTGTTCTGTCTAATGGTTTGTAAGTAATGTGATTTAAGTTTACTTTTTTTACAATGCGTTTAGCATATTCTGAATTATGTTTTCTCTCCCCCTTATTTCTCTCTACTTTCTGTCCTCTTTTTCTAGATGAACAAGAACCCTAAGGTGTGGCAATTGCACTAGTGACCAGGTGGCCTGCATCACACAGAAAATACTCCTCGTTTACATTCAAATAAAGATCTGAGAAACTGGCTCTTGTTtccatttattttgtattttctccCACTGAAAAATAATCACTAAGCAGGCATAAGTCATCAAAATGAGTCAATGATTCCTATTCTGCTCTTCTGTGAAGTGTATATATTGTTAATAGCAATTTAGGTTTCTGGTATATTTAGATATTTGATGTTTCTGTATACAGGTTGAGTGAATGGTTACTGGGTAGTTGGTGAGGGCAGAGCTACATCCGTCTATGCTGATCTGTGTCCCAGATGACTTCCAAGGCATGTCACCTGTCTACTCCTCAAACACCTGGTCAAAGCTGAGCTACTGTGAAGGTGTTCTTCCAGTCAATGCTTTTATTTGCCAAATAATTAATATGTAGCTGTTTGAGATCTTCAAACATAATGCCATATGAACTTCATTCTTTACTAAGGGTGAGCACTTACATTCAATCTTGTTTGCCAGAGATGTGTGACTGATAAGTGAGTCTGTTTTGTTATCGCCAGGGCCCTGTCCAGAAACTACCCCTCCCAACTCATCTGGCACTGAGCCAGTGTCCAGAAGCTTGTCTCCCTCAAGCACAAAGAAGCTGTTCCCATACAGTATTGTTTGGGGCTGTGTCACAGCCAGACTTCTGGCTATAGACCGTAAGCCATTCAGACAAGATGTCccaagatgggagggagaggaccGGGGAAAACAGCTGTTGTATACATTGTTCTGATGAAAGTGGATTATATTTGGCGGCACTGGTTGTGTGTTGCCATATCATATAAGTATGATAAACGGTGGATTCAGATGAGGTCATGGTGGAAATGGAAGCTCTGATTTTCAACCAAGTCAGTTTTTTTTATCTATCCTGGCAACTAGAAATAGGAAGTGAAAACACTGCAGTCAGATAAACTGTCCTGACAGTCTCAATACAATGATTGTAGTGATGTCATGAGTGATTTTCATTGACAGCTATAATATATACTGTGAGAAAAGGTTGTTTAAAGATATATGCAATGAAATAGAACTATGCTATTCTGT
This window contains:
- the LOC118375266 gene encoding eukaryotic translation initiation factor 3 subunit D isoform X2, whose product is MAKFHAPEIQDNPSGWGPCAVPEKFKDMPYQPFSKGDRLGKVADWTGATYQDKRYTNKYSSQFGGGSQYAYFHEEDETSFQLVDTAKTQKTAYQRNRMRFAQRNLRRDKDRRNLTQFNMQTLPKSAKQKERDRMRLQKKFQKQFGVRQKWDQKSQLKPRDSSVEVRSDWEVKEEMDFPRLMKMRYMEVEDPTDIECCGALEYYDKAFDRVTTRNEKPLKSIKRIFHTVTTTDDPVIRKLAKTQGNVFATDAILATLMCCTRSVNSWDIIVQRVGNKLFFDKRDNSDFDLLTVSETANEPPQDEGNSFNSPRNLAMEATYINHNFSQQCLRMGGERHKFPNPNPFVEEDIDKSEVASVAYRYRRWKLGEDIDLIVRCEHDGVMTGANGEVSFINVKTLNEWDSRHCNGVDWRQKLDSQRGAVLATELKNNSYKLARWTCCAMLAGSEYLKLGYVSRYHAKDSARHVVLGTQQFQPTEFASQINLSMENAWGILRCVIDICRKLEEGKYLILKDPNKQVIRVYSLPDGTFSSDEDEEDDDDDDEEDEEEEDEQEP
- the LOC118375266 gene encoding eukaryotic translation initiation factor 3 subunit D isoform X1, which encodes MAKFHAPEIQDNPSGWGPCAVPEKFKDMPYQPFSKGDRLGKVADWTGATYQDKRYTNKYSSQFGGGSQYAYFHEEDETSFQLVDTAKTQKTAYQRNRMRFAQRNLRRDKDRRNLTQFNMQTLPKSAKQKERDRMRLQKKFQKQFGVRQKWDQKSQAQLKPRDSSVEVRSDWEVKEEMDFPRLMKMRYMEVEDPTDIECCGALEYYDKAFDRVTTRNEKPLKSIKRIFHTVTTTDDPVIRKLAKTQGNVFATDAILATLMCCTRSVNSWDIIVQRVGNKLFFDKRDNSDFDLLTVSETANEPPQDEGNSFNSPRNLAMEATYINHNFSQQCLRMGGERHKFPNPNPFVEEDIDKSEVASVAYRYRRWKLGEDIDLIVRCEHDGVMTGANGEVSFINVKTLNEWDSRHCNGVDWRQKLDSQRGAVLATELKNNSYKLARWTCCAMLAGSEYLKLGYVSRYHAKDSARHVVLGTQQFQPTEFASQINLSMENAWGILRCVIDICRKLEEGKYLILKDPNKQVIRVYSLPDGTFSSDEDEEDDDDDDEEDEEEEDEQEP